The following proteins are co-located in the Candidatus Zixiibacteriota bacterium genome:
- a CDS encoding response regulator — protein MSKGKILVVDDEPELVRAVSMRLRAEGYDVLTAMDGMQATNVAMRETLDLIILDIGMPAGDGHVVARRLRESIRTSAIPIIFLTAKTSELDFSRAYDEGVDKYITKPYDPLELMSAVDSLMRTGDQRQVT, from the coding sequence ATGAGTAAGGGTAAGATACTCGTAGTGGACGATGAACCTGAGCTTGTTAGAGCCGTCAGCATGCGTCTGCGTGCAGAAGGGTATGATGTTCTGACAGCTATGGATGGAATGCAGGCGACAAACGTGGCCATGCGAGAGACACTCGACCTGATTATCCTGGATATCGGCATGCCGGCTGGTGATGGTCATGTGGTCGCACGACGACTCCGTGAGTCTATCCGAACAAGCGCAATCCCGATTATTTTTCTTACTGCGAAGACGTCGGAACTGGACTTCAGTAGGGCATATGATGAAGGAGTTGACAAGTATATCACCAAGCCATATGATCCGCTGGAACTGATGTCGGCTGTCGACTCATTGATGCGCACCGGTGATCAGCGCCAGGTTACCTGA
- a CDS encoding GNAT family N-acetyltransferase, translated as MALTFREDYWDSPELKKELINFINQIHRLDLTLWDEKGYWDRKYRPFSFFEGNRIVSSVCIYSMDMTIDGKRSLVAQVSAVGTLPEYRRKGLNLELSKRAMEWAEDNHDFFFLFADEEAFPFYKRCGFRQVNEHKARLALTGMTARPGAVKLDVSTTDNLDMIYRIASNREPVSNVLGVTNEKLFMFWCLYFLKDFIYYIADLDILVLYERKNGVLTIFDIVGTHVPVFSELYPCICDESDSAVEFMFMMDKLGLDEIEYVKVEGNGTHLYGNFPLENSKFIFPLTAHA; from the coding sequence ATGGCCCTCACATTCAGAGAAGACTACTGGGACAGTCCCGAACTCAAGAAAGAGTTGATCAATTTCATAAATCAGATTCACAGACTCGACTTGACTCTCTGGGATGAGAAGGGCTACTGGGATCGCAAATACCGACCATTTTCTTTCTTCGAAGGCAATCGCATAGTCTCCAGTGTATGCATATATTCGATGGACATGACGATCGACGGAAAGCGGAGTCTTGTCGCTCAAGTCTCGGCAGTTGGGACCCTTCCCGAATATCGGCGCAAGGGGCTCAATCTCGAGTTGTCTAAGAGAGCCATGGAATGGGCTGAAGATAATCACGATTTCTTCTTTCTGTTCGCTGATGAAGAAGCATTTCCGTTCTACAAGAGATGCGGCTTTCGACAGGTCAATGAGCATAAGGCACGTCTCGCTCTGACAGGTATGACTGCTCGACCGGGGGCTGTCAAGCTTGATGTTTCCACAACAGACAATCTCGATATGATCTATCGCATAGCTTCCAATCGCGAACCTGTCTCCAATGTCCTGGGTGTAACCAACGAGAAACTGTTTATGTTCTGGTGCCTGTACTTTCTCAAAGACTTCATCTACTATATCGCCGATCTGGATATTCTGGTTCTGTATGAGCGCAAGAATGGAGTGCTGACAATATTCGATATTGTCGGTACGCACGTTCCCGTATTCTCGGAATTATATCCCTGCATTTGCGACGAAAGTGACAGCGCAGTCGAATTCATGTTCATGATGGACAAGCTTGGATTGGATGAGATTGAGTATGTGAAGGTTGAAGGCAACGGCACGCATCTCTACGGCAATTTTCCACTTGAGAACAGCAAATTTATCTTCCCCCTCACTGCTCACGCATAG
- a CDS encoding catalase, which produces MVKKKKQLTTAAGIPVGDNQNAMTAGPHGPLLVQDWQLFEKHAHFNRERIPERVVHAKGSGAYGTLTVTKDITKYTKASIFSKVGKKTECFLRFSTVAGERGAADAERDVRGFALKFYTDEGNWDLVGNNTPVFFIRDPYKFPDFIHTQKRDPKSNLRSNTAQWDFWSQSPESMHQVTILFSDRGLPRSYRHVNGYGSHTYSFINSNNERFWVKFHFKTAQGIECMTGQESDAIIAKDRESHQRDLFEAIQKKDFPKWNFKIQVMTEKQAEETSYNPFDLTKVWPHGEFPLIDVGVLELNRNPENYFAEVEQSAFSPANVVPGIGQSPDKMLQFRIISYADAHRYRLGVNYESLPVNRPRIEVNTYYRDGQMRFDGNYRGDVNYEPNSFAGPTEDSRFKEPPLKISGDADRYNHRDGNDDYTQAGNLYRLMPKSERQRLHKAIAGAMAGVPKKIIERQLKHFEKADPAYAKGVKTALGGDRD; this is translated from the coding sequence ATGGTCAAGAAGAAGAAGCAATTGACGACTGCTGCCGGCATTCCTGTCGGCGATAATCAGAATGCGATGACAGCCGGGCCGCACGGACCGCTATTGGTTCAGGACTGGCAGTTGTTCGAGAAACATGCGCATTTCAATCGGGAGCGAATACCGGAGCGGGTTGTGCATGCCAAAGGTTCGGGTGCTTACGGCACCCTAACTGTCACCAAGGATATAACGAAGTACACGAAAGCGAGCATTTTCTCGAAGGTCGGGAAGAAGACTGAGTGCTTCCTGCGGTTTTCGACAGTTGCCGGCGAGCGAGGAGCGGCGGATGCCGAACGTGATGTGCGCGGATTTGCACTGAAATTTTATACCGATGAGGGAAACTGGGATTTGGTGGGGAATAACACCCCCGTGTTCTTCATCAGAGATCCGTACAAATTTCCTGACTTCATCCATACTCAGAAGAGGGATCCGAAGTCCAACTTGAGGAGTAACACCGCGCAGTGGGACTTCTGGTCGCAATCACCTGAGAGCATGCACCAGGTTACAATCCTCTTTTCCGACAGGGGACTTCCGCGCAGCTACCGCCACGTAAACGGGTACGGAAGCCACACATACAGTTTCATCAATAGCAATAACGAGCGATTCTGGGTTAAATTCCATTTCAAAACCGCGCAAGGCATCGAGTGCATGACTGGCCAGGAGTCGGATGCGATCATCGCCAAGGACAGGGAGAGTCATCAGAGAGACCTGTTCGAGGCTATTCAGAAGAAAGATTTCCCGAAATGGAATTTCAAGATTCAGGTGATGACTGAGAAGCAGGCAGAGGAGACCTCCTATAATCCGTTCGATCTAACCAAAGTGTGGCCGCACGGTGAATTTCCGCTCATCGATGTTGGCGTACTCGAACTCAATCGCAATCCTGAGAACTACTTCGCAGAGGTTGAGCAATCAGCGTTTTCGCCTGCCAATGTTGTTCCGGGAATCGGACAGAGCCCTGACAAGATGCTCCAGTTCCGGATCATCTCGTATGCTGATGCCCATCGCTATCGCCTCGGCGTAAATTATGAGAGTCTTCCGGTAAATCGTCCCCGGATCGAGGTAAACACGTATTATCGCGATGGTCAAATGCGCTTCGATGGCAATTACAGAGGCGATGTGAATTATGAACCGAACAGCTTTGCCGGCCCGACCGAAGATTCTCGTTTCAAGGAGCCGCCGCTGAAGATTTCGGGCGATGCGGACAGATACAACCATCGGGACGGAAATGACGACTACACTCAGGCCGGGAATCTCTATCGATTAATGCCGAAGTCTGAGCGTCAGCGCCTGCACAAGGCTATTGCCGGCGCTATGGCCGGAGTGCCTAAGAAGATCATTGAGCGGCAGTTGAAGCATTTCGAGAAGGCTGATCCTGCCTATGCCAAGGGAGTGAAAACAGCGCTGGGAGGAGATCGCGATTAA
- a CDS encoding transcriptional repressor, with product MSKIRHYLIPVEKAISILRQCDIQPTPQRIAVVEYVLKSKAHPSADDVLKFARKKCPTVSRATVYNTLNLLVERGLLRTQLLKEGTVVFDPNIESHHHFMDEETGVIYDIPWNSISVSGEEKLREFEVHEYQVIMRGKLRKKR from the coding sequence ATGTCTAAAATAAGACATTATCTTATCCCTGTGGAGAAAGCTATCTCGATACTGCGCCAGTGTGATATTCAACCGACTCCGCAGAGGATCGCGGTTGTTGAGTATGTGCTGAAAAGCAAAGCCCATCCCTCCGCGGACGATGTGCTTAAGTTTGCGAGAAAGAAGTGTCCGACTGTATCACGAGCCACGGTCTACAACACACTCAATCTGCTGGTAGAGAGAGGACTTCTGAGAACGCAACTGTTGAAGGAAGGTACGGTTGTATTCGATCCAAATATCGAGAGCCATCACCATTTTATGGATGAGGAGACGGGTGTCATCTATGATATCCCTTGGAATTCGATATCTGTGTCAGGAGAGGAAAAGCTCAGGGAATTCGAGGTTCATGAATATCAGGTTATCATGCGCGGTAAGCTGAGGAAGAAGAGATAG
- a CDS encoding response regulator, giving the protein MAIISIVSGSYCNGDRITAELCKQLGYRHVDRELLEETSRRYNVSADKLHAILAESGAAAGRQDRGRYKLLAYIEATLGEMIQNDELVIGGCFVYLVPSNIAHVLRVCIIADQHYRVSQAVAEDGLSDSDAVKRIKEFDQMLSGCSALFHNKQAYDKSLFDMVIPVDKLSLDEAVRMIADQARSDAIRTTDWSKAAAADFLLGSTVKVAMAEDGQMVDVFAENGHVVIGINQQVLLMKRLEEKLKRIALSVPGVTDVTTKLGTKFSTTVVNPWEDIDVPPKILLVDDEVEFVETLSERLKTRNLESAIAYDGEQALERIEVEIPDVIVLDLRMPGIDGIETLRRIKRTNPSIEVIILTGHGTDNEKSAAEELGAFAYLRKPVNVNDLAQIMKEAYAHRKRGQ; this is encoded by the coding sequence ATGGCAATCATAAGTATTGTAAGCGGATCCTACTGTAACGGAGACAGAATAACCGCAGAACTCTGCAAGCAACTCGGATACAGGCACGTCGATCGGGAGCTGCTGGAAGAGACTTCGCGGCGATACAACGTTAGCGCCGACAAATTGCATGCCATCCTGGCAGAATCGGGTGCCGCGGCAGGTCGTCAGGATCGAGGTCGCTACAAGCTGCTCGCATACATTGAAGCCACTCTGGGGGAGATGATACAGAATGACGAGTTGGTTATCGGCGGTTGTTTTGTCTATCTGGTGCCGAGCAATATCGCGCATGTCCTGAGGGTCTGCATAATCGCGGACCAGCATTATCGAGTCAGCCAAGCGGTGGCAGAAGACGGACTGTCAGATTCGGATGCGGTCAAGAGGATCAAAGAGTTTGATCAGATGCTATCCGGGTGTTCCGCCCTCTTTCACAACAAGCAGGCCTATGACAAGAGTCTGTTCGACATGGTTATTCCCGTGGACAAGCTTTCCCTCGACGAAGCTGTTCGGATGATAGCAGATCAGGCGCGATCTGATGCAATCAGGACAACCGATTGGTCCAAAGCAGCCGCGGCAGATTTCCTGCTTGGCTCTACTGTCAAAGTTGCCATGGCCGAGGATGGCCAGATGGTTGATGTCTTTGCCGAGAATGGTCATGTGGTCATCGGTATCAACCAGCAGGTCCTTCTCATGAAGCGCCTCGAGGAGAAACTGAAGCGAATCGCTTTGTCGGTTCCCGGAGTTACCGACGTTACGACCAAGCTCGGGACGAAATTCAGCACAACCGTAGTAAATCCATGGGAGGACATTGATGTCCCCCCCAAGATTCTACTCGTCGATGATGAAGTGGAGTTTGTCGAGACTTTGTCCGAGCGGTTGAAGACGCGGAACCTGGAATCAGCGATAGCCTACGATGGTGAGCAGGCATTGGAACGGATTGAAGTCGAGATTCCGGATGTGATAGTGCTCGATCTCAGAATGCCCGGGATTGACGGCATCGAAACACTCAGACGCATCAAGCGAACCAATCCTTCAATAGAAGTGATCATTCTGACGGGGCACGGCACTGACAATGAGAAGTCAGCGGCGGAGGAGCTCGGCGCATTCGCCTATCTGCGCAAACCAGTAAATGTTAACGATTTGGCGCAGATAATGAAGGAAGCATATGCACATCGTAAACGCGGGCAGTAG
- a CDS encoding ATP-binding protein, whose product MAELEPKSLHTQSSATQTRLPRYRALQRNLILIPFLAALIPLVIMAGINYRQDTSAYRAESRYTISRLLSNAKRGLQFAIEERRAVLSLIARGRTREELSDEARLMAILRDLRESFGDFVDLGIIDSDGNQAFYAGPYELQGANYKEQSWFHEVSLRGVYVSDVFMGYRNLPHFVIAIAREATESDFYILRATIDTELLMRQIYALDLDENSDAFVVNSRGILQTVSAFFGNVLDSLDLTIPPHVRERESISEYSQTGGLELATGFAYVEGTPFVLVAATRRQPALQHWLYRRSDVIWFLMISVAGILVAVSLRSRGIVNHLRESDARRAKVFHNIEYTNKMATLGRLAAGVAHEINNPLAIINEKAGLIKDMAMNYPDFPHKEKILTVVDSIGTSVERCSRVTRRLLGFGRRMEVTKERIDLGILIKDVLEFQRTEASHRSITIDVLVDDDVQHIESDRGQLQQVFLNIISNAYAAVEDGGKIDIRISQPNTNEVTVTISDDGHGIAEDDLKSIFEPFFSTKGEAGTGLGLSITRDIIEKLGGLIEVASAVGQGTKITVNLPLEKVV is encoded by the coding sequence ATGGCTGAACTGGAGCCTAAATCACTGCACACGCAGTCGTCGGCCACCCAGACGCGTCTTCCTCGATACCGCGCACTTCAACGCAATCTGATTCTGATTCCATTTCTTGCAGCTTTGATACCGCTCGTCATTATGGCAGGCATCAACTACAGACAGGACACGTCAGCCTATCGTGCTGAAAGCCGCTATACGATTTCACGGCTTCTCTCCAATGCTAAGCGAGGCCTGCAATTCGCAATTGAGGAACGCAGGGCGGTTCTATCGCTGATCGCCAGAGGACGCACCAGAGAAGAATTGAGCGACGAGGCGCGCTTGATGGCGATTCTCCGGGATCTTAGAGAGTCATTCGGCGATTTTGTAGATCTCGGCATTATCGACAGCGACGGGAATCAGGCATTTTACGCCGGACCATACGAACTGCAGGGAGCTAATTACAAAGAGCAATCGTGGTTTCACGAAGTATCGCTACGGGGTGTCTATGTGAGCGATGTGTTCATGGGATATCGAAATCTTCCTCACTTCGTTATCGCCATCGCACGTGAAGCCACTGAGAGCGACTTCTACATCCTGAGGGCGACGATCGATACCGAGTTGCTCATGCGGCAGATCTACGCGCTTGACCTCGATGAGAACTCCGATGCGTTCGTCGTCAACAGTCGCGGCATACTTCAGACAGTATCAGCTTTTTTCGGCAATGTACTCGACAGCCTCGATCTGACGATTCCTCCGCACGTCCGTGAGCGAGAATCAATCAGCGAATATTCGCAGACAGGTGGTTTGGAATTGGCCACCGGTTTTGCGTATGTTGAAGGCACTCCATTCGTACTCGTTGCAGCCACGCGCCGTCAGCCGGCGCTCCAACACTGGCTGTACCGTCGGTCCGATGTTATCTGGTTTCTGATGATCAGCGTCGCAGGCATTCTCGTCGCTGTCTCCCTGCGATCCAGGGGAATTGTGAATCATTTGCGTGAATCGGATGCCCGCCGCGCGAAGGTGTTCCACAACATCGAATACACGAACAAGATGGCAACCCTGGGACGGCTTGCTGCCGGTGTAGCACATGAAATCAACAATCCGCTCGCGATTATTAACGAGAAGGCAGGCCTGATAAAAGATATGGCAATGAACTATCCCGATTTCCCACACAAGGAAAAAATCCTGACTGTGGTCGATTCCATCGGGACATCGGTCGAGCGCTGCAGCAGAGTCACCCGTCGTCTTCTCGGTTTCGGCAGAAGGATGGAAGTCACCAAGGAACGTATTGATTTGGGGATACTCATTAAAGATGTCCTTGAATTTCAGAGGACTGAAGCCTCGCATCGCAGTATCACGATTGATGTCTTAGTCGATGACGATGTTCAGCACATAGAGAGTGATCGAGGTCAGTTGCAGCAGGTGTTCCTCAACATAATTAGCAATGCCTATGCTGCGGTTGAAGACGGCGGCAAGATAGATATCAGGATCAGCCAGCCGAACACAAATGAGGTTACGGTAACGATATCAGACGATGGCCACGGAATCGCTGAAGACGATCTGAAAAGCATCTTCGAGCCTTTCTTCTCGACCAAAGGAGAAGCCGGCACCGGCCTTGGGCTCTCTATCACTCGAGATATCATAGAGAAGCTCGGAGGTCTGATCGAGGTAGCGAGCGCCGTGGGACAGGGCACCAAAATTACCGTTAACTTGCCATTGGAAAAAGTTGTCTGA
- a CDS encoding response regulator, translated as MRVLLVDDEEELVSTLAERLEFRGISAAYAIDGKSALKMLRDTDFDVIVIDMKLPGMSGDDLLNTVNLSYPGLPALMVTGHGSVEQGEYRKPDGAYDFLLKPVDISLLITKIKEAIAAHES; from the coding sequence ATCAGAGTCCTGCTGGTAGATGATGAGGAGGAGTTGGTTTCTACTCTGGCAGAACGGTTGGAGTTCAGGGGGATTTCGGCTGCTTATGCGATCGACGGAAAATCCGCTCTTAAGATGCTCCGGGATACCGACTTCGACGTAATCGTTATCGACATGAAACTACCCGGTATGTCGGGAGATGACCTTCTGAATACAGTGAATCTGTCGTACCCCGGATTACCTGCATTGATGGTCACGGGGCACGGTTCGGTCGAGCAGGGTGAATACCGCAAGCCGGACGGTGCATACGATTTCCTGCTCAAGCCGGTAGACATCTCACTGCTGATTACGAAAATCAAAGAGGCAATTGCAGCTCATGAAAGCTGA
- a CDS encoding response regulator, translating to MPKTQVLIVDDEEDFANALAERMTNRGLTADVAFSGDRALELVESKPYDAVVLDLAMPGMDGIETLKRMLAINADLQVIILTGRATVTQGVEAVKEGAFEFLEKPVRIDTLVDKINVAKSRKSTLTEERLNEMIDEITKRRGW from the coding sequence ATGCCAAAGACGCAAGTGTTGATTGTTGATGACGAGGAAGACTTCGCCAATGCACTGGCCGAAAGAATGACGAATCGTGGATTGACGGCCGACGTTGCATTCAGCGGGGACAGAGCACTGGAATTGGTCGAGTCTAAACCGTACGATGCGGTGGTCCTGGATCTTGCCATGCCGGGAATGGATGGCATAGAAACTCTCAAGCGAATGCTGGCCATCAATGCCGATCTTCAGGTTATCATTCTAACCGGCAGAGCAACCGTCACTCAGGGAGTGGAGGCGGTGAAGGAGGGAGCTTTCGAATTTCTCGAGAAGCCGGTGCGTATTGATACTCTGGTGGACAAGATCAATGTCGCAAAGTCTCGCAAGTCTACCCTCACCGAGGAGAGACTTAACGAGATGATTGACGAAATCACGAAGCGCAGGGGCTGGTGA
- a CDS encoding STAS domain-containing protein, which produces MISRIFPFLSWFENYTGGDARRDVIGGMTVALVLIPQSMAYAQLAGLPAYYGLYAAFLPPVVAALFGSSRQLATGPVAVVSLMTATALEPLATAGSESFIAYAIMLALFVGIFQFLLGAFKLGLVVNFLSHPVVSGFTNAAALIIATSQLSKLFGVTVDSAEHHYETIYNVFREALFYTHWPTLALAVLAFAIMYVMRRFVPRLPNVLVAVLITTLVSWSTGFEHSASISLDQIASTRVRSVLDEFNGSTSMLETKTAERVARRTKHDDLLRSRDEIDLEVLDIEHQIAILDAEIAQAKGQIAAERGWLRRCLLEENTDSLGRTIYLERSEESSSRGADGSCWRFRISNGRLDLNKITLAGGGAVVGTIPQGLPDFKAPRIDFSVAFDLLPIAVVISLLGFMEAISIAKAMAARTGQRLNANQELMGQGLANIIGSFSQSYAVSGSFSRSAVNIQAGAVTGVSNAVSSLVVVIVLLFFTPLLYHLPQSVLAAIIMMAVVGLINVKSFIHAWRAQKYDGAIGVTTFIFTLTFAPHLDRGIMVGVVLSLLLYLVRNMKPAIAMLSLHPDGTYRNRRRFGLKQCPYVAVIRYAGSLIFSNVDYLDSQVLDAVRSMPKLNHVLIVGNGMNEIDASGVDALSVLIDRLHGQGLQFSISGFNDNVLDVLNRTGLVAKIGENNIYRNVSRAVDGIWERAHANVEEEDCPIRVSPMIPFEVSAKTKQALMKKFLSKPDNQSSIDAHNKDNNTPESL; this is translated from the coding sequence TTGATCAGCAGGATATTTCCCTTTCTCAGTTGGTTCGAAAACTACACAGGCGGTGACGCACGTCGGGATGTAATCGGCGGCATGACTGTCGCGCTTGTGCTGATCCCTCAATCGATGGCATACGCACAACTGGCGGGCCTGCCTGCCTACTATGGACTCTATGCCGCTTTCCTTCCGCCTGTTGTTGCAGCTCTCTTCGGGTCGAGCAGACAGCTCGCTACCGGCCCTGTGGCCGTCGTGTCGCTCATGACAGCGACCGCTCTCGAACCGCTTGCAACCGCCGGCAGCGAGTCATTCATAGCTTATGCTATCATGCTTGCGCTCTTTGTTGGGATATTCCAGTTCCTGCTCGGAGCATTCAAACTCGGTTTAGTAGTCAATTTTCTGTCGCATCCGGTCGTAAGCGGTTTCACAAATGCTGCCGCACTGATCATCGCGACCTCTCAATTATCGAAATTATTCGGAGTAACGGTGGACAGCGCGGAGCATCATTATGAGACGATCTACAATGTGTTCCGCGAAGCTCTGTTCTACACACACTGGCCCACACTCGCCCTGGCGGTTCTCGCTTTCGCGATCATGTACGTAATGCGGAGATTCGTGCCGCGTCTCCCGAATGTACTCGTCGCGGTACTGATCACAACATTAGTCTCATGGTCAACCGGGTTCGAGCATTCCGCTTCGATATCACTGGATCAGATCGCCTCGACTCGAGTCCGAAGTGTTCTGGATGAATTCAATGGCAGCACTTCCATGCTTGAGACAAAGACTGCGGAGCGCGTCGCGCGTCGCACAAAGCATGATGATCTTCTTCGATCAAGAGATGAGATAGACTTAGAGGTTCTCGACATTGAACATCAGATAGCAATCCTCGATGCAGAAATCGCACAGGCAAAAGGGCAAATCGCTGCTGAGCGCGGGTGGCTCAGACGGTGTCTTCTGGAGGAAAATACCGACTCGCTCGGGCGCACGATCTATCTGGAAAGGTCGGAAGAATCGTCTTCGCGCGGTGCTGATGGGAGCTGCTGGCGTTTCAGGATTAGTAATGGCCGACTAGATCTCAACAAGATTACCCTTGCAGGCGGCGGCGCGGTAGTCGGAACGATACCGCAGGGACTTCCCGACTTCAAGGCTCCCAGAATTGATTTCTCAGTGGCTTTCGATCTTCTCCCAATAGCCGTGGTCATCTCTCTGCTGGGATTCATGGAGGCGATATCGATTGCCAAAGCGATGGCTGCAAGAACCGGACAGAGACTCAATGCCAATCAGGAACTGATGGGACAAGGACTGGCAAATATAATAGGATCATTCAGCCAGAGTTATGCCGTCTCCGGATCATTCTCCAGGTCTGCCGTCAACATTCAGGCAGGCGCAGTAACAGGAGTATCCAATGCTGTCAGCAGTCTGGTCGTGGTGATTGTGCTGCTGTTCTTCACGCCGCTTCTCTATCATCTGCCGCAATCGGTGCTTGCAGCGATCATCATGATGGCGGTGGTCGGACTGATCAATGTAAAATCCTTTATCCACGCCTGGCGTGCTCAGAAGTACGATGGCGCCATCGGTGTCACGACATTCATCTTCACGCTGACATTCGCTCCTCATCTCGACCGGGGAATCATGGTTGGAGTGGTCCTGTCACTCCTGCTCTATCTGGTACGGAACATGAAACCGGCTATTGCAATGCTATCGTTGCATCCAGACGGCACATACAGGAATCGCAGACGGTTTGGCTTGAAACAGTGCCCATATGTGGCCGTCATCAGGTATGCCGGTTCGCTCATCTTCTCCAATGTCGACTATCTTGACAGCCAGGTGCTTGATGCCGTGCGCAGCATGCCCAAACTCAATCATGTGCTTATAGTAGGCAACGGAATGAATGAGATCGATGCTTCAGGTGTCGATGCCCTGTCGGTACTTATTGATCGACTGCATGGTCAGGGACTGCAGTTCTCGATCAGCGGTTTCAATGACAATGTTCTCGATGTGCTCAATAGAACCGGACTCGTTGCAAAAATCGGTGAGAACAATATCTACCGCAATGTCTCACGAGCGGTAGATGGTATATGGGAAAGGGCGCACGCCAATGTCGAAGAAGAAGACTGCCCTATCCGCGTGAGCCCGATGATACCGTTCGAGGTA